In the Streptomyces sp. 3214.6 genome, CGCGGGTCGACACCCAGGCGGAAGGCGACCTCGACGGTGCCGTCGAACTTGCTCGTGGAGGTCTCCTTGGCGAGACGGACGGCCTCGAGCGGGGCGTACAGCTTCTCCCGGTCGATCTTGGCGTCCGCAGCGCGGAGAGACTTGCTGCGCTTGCTCACTACTGCTCCTGGTGATTCTGAGGAGTCGTGGTACGGGCCGAGCAGGCCCTTCCACACGTCTGTTTGGTACGGGGGGGGGTGAGGTCAGCCCTCGACGGTGATGCCCATGGAACGGGCGGTGCCGGCGATGATCTTCGACGCGGCGTCCAGGTCGTTGGCGTTCAGGTCGGGCAGCTTGGTCGTGGCGATCTCACGGACCTGCGCCTCGGTGATCTTGGCGACCTTGGTCTTGTGCGGCTCGCCCGAGCCCTTCTCGACACCGGCGGCCTTGAGGATCATCTTCGCGGCCGGCGGCGTCTTGGTGACGAAGGTGAAGGAACGGTCCTCGTAGACCGTGATCTCCACCGGGATCACCCAGCCACGCTGCGACTCGGTCGCGGCGTTGTAGGCCTTGCAGAACTCCATGATGTTGACGCCGTGCTGACCGAGCGCGGGGCCGACCGGCGGGGCCGGGTTCGCCGCACCGGCGTTGATCTGGAGCTTGATGAGCCCCGTGACCTTCTTCTTCTTGGGAGGCATTGCTCTCCGGGTCCTTTCATTCGGGTCCATGCCCGCGCCAGGGAACCAACCGAACGCAGGCATACCGCACAACGATAACGGGTATAGATGCGCGGCCAAAAACCGAGCAGGTCAGGCAAGCTGAGACAGCCCGCCTGACCTGGTCGGAAGCAGTGAGATCTAGTTCTTCTGGATCTGGTCGAAGCTGAGCTCGACCGGGGTCTCGCGACCGAAGATCTCGACGAGGCCCTTGACCTTCTTCGAGTCGGCGTTGATCTCGTTGATCGTGGCCTGCAGCGTGGCGAACGGGCCGTCCGTGACGGTGACCGAGTCGCCGACCTCGAAGTCCAGCACCTGGACCTCGACCTTGCGGGCCGGAGCCGGCTTGCCCTCGGCCTCGGCGGCCTCGCGGGCGGCCTTCTCCTCGGCCTCCGGGGCGAGCATCTTGACGATCTCGTCCAGGGTCAGCGGGTACGGGTCGTAGGCGTTGCCCACGAAGCCGGTGACGCCGGGGGTGTTGCGGACGACGCCCCAGGACTCGTTCGTCAGGTCCATGCGCACCAGCACATAGCCGGGGAGCTTGTTCTGGCGAATGGTCTTGCGGTCGCCGTTCTTGATCTGGACGACCTCCTCCTGCGGCACCTCGGCCTGGAAGATGTAGTCCTCGACGTTCAGCGAGACGGCGCGCTGCTCCAGGTTGGTCTTCACGCGGTTCTCGTAACCGGCGTACGTGTGGATCACGTACCACTCGCCGGGGAGGGTGCGCAGCTCCTCGCGCAGGGCAACGACGGGGTCGACGGGCTCGGCCGGCTCCGCTTCCTCGGCCTCGTCGGCGACGATGTCCTCGTCCTCGACGTCCTCGTCGGCTTCCTCGCCCTCGGCTTCCTCGTCCTCGACGTGGAGCGCGGCTTCCTCAGCGGGCTCGCCCGCCTCGGCCTCGGCAGCCTCGAACTCGTCCAGGTCCTCGTCCGCGCCCTCGACGATGTCGAGCTCGTCGTCCACGGACTCGACGTCCTCGTTCAGGTTCTGGTCAGACACGGTGGCTGCTTCTTCCTGGATACATAGGGGTGGAACATGCGAAAGGGGCGCCGGATACCTCGGCGCCCTTCGCGATTGGATCAGCCGAAGACGTACTTGGCGGCGTGGCTGAGTCCATAGTCAATCACGGTCACCAGGCCGATCATGATGACGACGAAGACGATCACCACGGTCGTGTACGTCGTCAGCTGGCTCCGCGTGGGCCATACGACCTTGCGGAGCTCCGCGACGATCTGCCGATAGAAGATGGCCAGACGCTTCAGCGGGCCCTTCTTGGCGCGCTTGCCGCCCTTGCGGGTCTTCTTCTGCGCCTCAGGCACCTCGTCCTGGGCATCAGGCGTGTCGATGGAGCCCACGGCGTCCGCCATTCGTCCTCACCTGTTCCCGGGTCGTGGCCGTGCCGCGCCCGGTCTGAGCCGCACGGCGGTGCATTGCTGCTGTACGTACATGCGCTGCGCACACATCCTGGTGATGGTGTGTGTAGCAGGGCCGGAGGGACTTGAACCCCCAACCGCTGGTTTTGGAGACCAGTGCTCTACCAATTGAGCTACGACCCTTTGTTGTGTTCCCCAACGTACCGCATCCGACCGGGTGCTCGGTGTGCACCTGTTGTGGCGCGGCTGTTGAAGGCCAACGACGTGTGAGTGTACGTGGTCTTGGGCCCCTCGTCGAACGGAAAGCGTTCTTGATCGGATTCGCTCCGCTGTTCACCGGGATGTTCACACTGATGGCCCGTCGGCTGACCAGTCCGTGAAACCCGTGTGCCGGGCGGGTTTCCGGTCTGAAACCATGGACCCTATGAGCGCTGCAACCCCTCCCACCGAGCGCCGGGTCTCCGCCCGAATCGGCGCGATCTCCGAGTCCGCCACTCTCGCCGTGGACGCCAAGGCCAAGGCCCTGAAGGCCGCCGGGCGGCCGGTGATCGGCTTCGGCGCCGGTGAGCCCGACTTCCCGACTCCGGACTACATCGTCGAGGCCGCGATCGAGGCCTGCAAGAACCCGAAGTACCACCGGTACACGCCGGCCGGCGGTCTGCCCGAGCTGAAGGCCGCGATCGCCGCGAAGACGCTGCGCGACTCCGGCTACGAGGTCGACGCGTCCCAGATCCTGGTGACCAACGGCGGCAAGCAGGCGATCTACGAGGCGTTCGCCGCGATCCTCGACCCGGGCGACGAGGTCATCGTCCCGGCGCCGTACTGGACCACTTACCCGGAGTCGATCCGGCTGGCCGGCGGTGTCCCGGTGGAGGTCGTCGCCGACGAGACGACCGGCTACCGGGTCTCCGTCGAGCAGCTGGAGGCGGCGCGCACCGAGAACACGAAGGTCGTTCTCTTCGTCTCGCCCTCCAACCCGACCGGCGCGGTCTACAGCGCCGAGGACGCCGAGGCGATCGGCCGCTGGGCCGTGGAGCACGGCCTGTGGGTGATGACGGACGAGATCTACGAGCACCTCGTCTACGGCGACGCGACGTTCACCTCGCTGCCGGCGATCCTCCCCGAGCTGCGCGACAAGTGCATCGTCGTCAACGGTGTCGCCAAGACGTACGCGATGACCGGCTGGCGGGTGGGCTGGATCATCGGCCCGAAGGACGTCGTCAAGGCCGCGACGAACCTGCAGTCGCACGCCACGTCGAACGTCTCCAACGTGGCGCAGGTCGCCGCGCTGGCCGCCGTCTCCGGTGACCTGGAGGCGGTCGCGAAGATGCGCGAGGCCTTCGACCGGCGTCGCAAGACCATCGTGCGGATGCTCAACGAGATCGACGGCGTCCTCTGCCCGGAGCCCGAGGGCGCGTTCTACGCCTACCCGTCGGTGAAGGGGCTGCTCGGCAAGGAGATCCGCGGCAAGCGCCCGCAGGACTCGGTCGAGCTCGCCGCGCTCATCCTGGAGGAGGCCGAGGTCGCGGTGGTGCCGGGCGAGGCCTTCGGCACGCCGGGCTATCTGCGCCTGTCGTACGCGCTGGGCGACGAGGACCTCGTCGAGGGCGTGAGCCGCATCCAGAAGCTGCTGGCGGAGGCCAGGGACTGACCAGTCCCACAGCCAGGGGCCGACTACTCACGTGAGCAGTCCGCGGGCCGTCTCCTTCGGGAGGCGGCCCGTTGCTGTGTGCGAGCAAGGCCACGTTCGGGGAATC is a window encoding:
- the rplK gene encoding 50S ribosomal protein L11 — its product is MPPKKKKVTGLIKLQINAGAANPAPPVGPALGQHGVNIMEFCKAYNAATESQRGWVIPVEITVYEDRSFTFVTKTPPAAKMILKAAGVEKGSGEPHKTKVAKITEAQVREIATTKLPDLNANDLDAASKIIAGTARSMGITVEG
- the nusG gene encoding transcription termination/antitermination protein NusG; the protein is MSDQNLNEDVESVDDELDIVEGADEDLDEFEAAEAEAGEPAEEAALHVEDEEAEGEEADEDVEDEDIVADEAEEAEPAEPVDPVVALREELRTLPGEWYVIHTYAGYENRVKTNLEQRAVSLNVEDYIFQAEVPQEEVVQIKNGDRKTIRQNKLPGYVLVRMDLTNESWGVVRNTPGVTGFVGNAYDPYPLTLDEIVKMLAPEAEEKAAREAAEAEGKPAPARKVEVQVLDFEVGDSVTVTDGPFATLQATINEINADSKKVKGLVEIFGRETPVELSFDQIQKN
- the secE gene encoding preprotein translocase subunit SecE → MADAVGSIDTPDAQDEVPEAQKKTRKGGKRAKKGPLKRLAIFYRQIVAELRKVVWPTRSQLTTYTTVVIVFVVIMIGLVTVIDYGLSHAAKYVFG
- a CDS encoding pyridoxal phosphate-dependent aminotransferase; translation: MSAATPPTERRVSARIGAISESATLAVDAKAKALKAAGRPVIGFGAGEPDFPTPDYIVEAAIEACKNPKYHRYTPAGGLPELKAAIAAKTLRDSGYEVDASQILVTNGGKQAIYEAFAAILDPGDEVIVPAPYWTTYPESIRLAGGVPVEVVADETTGYRVSVEQLEAARTENTKVVLFVSPSNPTGAVYSAEDAEAIGRWAVEHGLWVMTDEIYEHLVYGDATFTSLPAILPELRDKCIVVNGVAKTYAMTGWRVGWIIGPKDVVKAATNLQSHATSNVSNVAQVAALAAVSGDLEAVAKMREAFDRRRKTIVRMLNEIDGVLCPEPEGAFYAYPSVKGLLGKEIRGKRPQDSVELAALILEEAEVAVVPGEAFGTPGYLRLSYALGDEDLVEGVSRIQKLLAEARD